A single window of Brachyhypopomus gauderio isolate BG-103 chromosome 21, BGAUD_0.2, whole genome shotgun sequence DNA harbors:
- the LOC143485235 gene encoding uncharacterized protein LOC143485235 — protein sequence MWSVLAKCAAADLCVQWGGWTLASALKTEMFFDLAGSGTFILLAHLSRRWGGTSYLRQNIQTGLVTAWGLRLGTFLFLRILKDGQDRRFNKVRGSPGTFFVFWTLQAVWVFVTLLPTLILNTQQRDEPLGLRDFAGWGLWALGFVTEAIADQQKWNFKKDPDNVGRFIQHGLWAYSRHPNYLGEILQWWGLFLSASTVMQGAQHLSAASPLFVWFLLRHVSGIPILEKQAAERWGSEVAFQSYVRNTPLLWPVPRR from the exons ATGTGGAGTGTACTAGCGAAATGTGCCGCTGCCGACCTGTGTGTTCAGTGGGGCGGATGGACGCTCGCTTCTGCTCTGAAAACCGAAATGTTTTTTGATTTAGCAG gGTCTGGAACCTTCATATTGCTGGCCCACCTGAGTCGTAGATGGGGCGGTACGAGTTATCTGAGGCAGAATATTCAGACAGGCCTTGTTACTGCATGGGGACTGAG GCTTGGGACATTTCTCTTCCTGCGGATCCTGAAGGACGGACAGGACCGCAGGTTTAACAAAGTCAGAGGCAGCCCAGGGACGTTCTTCGTGTTCTGGACCTTGCAAG CTGTGTGGGTGTTCGTCACCCTCTTGCCAACCTTAAttctgaacacacagcagagaGACGAGCCCTTGGGTCTCCGTGACTTCGCTGGATGGGGGTTATGGGCTTTGGGCTTTGTCACCGAGGCCATAGCTGACCAGCAGAAATGGAATTTCAAGAAGGATCCTGATAACGTT GGTAGGTTCATCCAACATGGGCTGTGGGCGTACAGCAGACACCCCAACTACCTGGGCGAGATCCTGCAGTGGTGGGGTCTGTTCCTGTCTGCGTCTACGGTCATGCAGGGCGCTCAGCACCTGAGTGCAGCGTCTCCTCTCTTCGTGTGGTTCCTGCTCAGACACGTGTCCGGGATCCCCATCTTGGAGAAACAGGCCGCGGAGAGGTGGGGATCGGAGGTGGCCTTCCAGAGCTACGTCAGAAACACACCACTCCTCTGGCCGGTTCCTCGCCGCTGA
- the bin2a gene encoding bridging integrator 2a isoform X2 codes for MSEKKDSPISNSQRSGAGVYAKQIQRKLSRAQEKVLQRFGKSEETRDEKFEHCVENLQIQQCNGHRIYKDLKAYVNAVKVMRDASSRLFQSLYEAYDDDWEGGDDLGAVVEGEDLLWNDYDTKLRDHLFTMESYMSQFSDIRERVGKRNRKLVDYDSSRHHLEALQNAKKRDDIKIGKAQEEMKSAKKIFENINQELIEELPVLYNSRIGCYITVFQAISNLRDIFYKEMAKNNEDLQNIMINLRAQHPDKNFVIKNFSRGSLKRRSLKDALSPRSLRSKSSFLEFHTSYSPRDTLRRENSSSFRSDRGTYESYSPEFQTSPSSLKPTEVSGPRARGEAPSCTGEQEPAGEETPSSVTVTDDTETSGSAQGTATEDSDPERGGQETKQGGQLSTSYRDDDSSLEARDKDGLEPSEKHSGGCSPEASSIPDAPEDHTTHPKQLGEPGVGGMENGITDKQSGSSCKHATMNEMLGNTKEENKRSQ; via the exons ATGTCTGAGAAGAAGGACAGCCCTATCTCAAACTCTCAGAGGAGCGGGGCTGGTGTGTACGCCAAGCAAATTCAGAGGAAGCTCAGCAGAGCCCAGGAGAAG GTTTTGCAGAGGTTCGGTAAATCCGAAGAGACAAGAGATGAGAAGTTTGAACATTGTGTAGAAAACCTCCAAATTCAACAG TGTAATGGACACAGAATATACAAGGACCTTAAAGCATACGTGAACGCTGTGAAAG TGATGCGAGATGCTTCTAGTCGCCTTTTCCAGTCGTTGTACGAGGCTTACGATGATGACTGGGAGGGAGGAGATGACCTTGGAGCTGTTGTGGAG GGGGAAGACCTCCTGTGGAATGATTATGATACCAAACTGCGAGACCATTTGTTCACCATGGAATCCTACATGAGCCAGTTCTCAGATATTAGA GAGAGAGTGGGAAAGAGAAACAGGAAACTTGTGGACTACGATTCCTCTCGTCACCACCTGGAGGCGCTGCAGAATGCCAAAAAGAGAGATGACATTAAAATAGGCAAG GCTCAGGAGGAGATGAAATCAGCCAAGAAGATCTTTGAGAACATAAACCAGGAGCTAATAGAGGAGCTGCCTGTGCTATACAACAG TCGCATCGGGTGCTACATAACAGTTTTCCAGGCCATTTCCAACTTGAGGGATATCTTCTACAAGGAAATGGCCAAG AATAATGAGGATTTacagaatattatgatcaaccTCAGAGCCCAACATCCTGACAAGAACTTTGTGATTAAGAACTTCAGCCG CGGATCACTGAAGAGGAGGTCGTTGAAGGATGCATTGTCTCCCAGGTCACTGCGATCCAAGTCCAGCTTCTTAGAGTTCCACACGAGCTACAGTCCCAGAGATACTCTCAG GAGAGAGAACTCGTCCAGTTTCAGGTCTGACAGGGGTACCTATGAGTCTTACAGCCCTGAGTTCCAGACCAGTCCCAGCAGTTTGAAGCCCACAGAGGTCTCAGGTCCCAGGGCCAGAGGTGAAGCCCCAAGCTGCACAGGTGAGCAGGAACCTGCAGGTGAGGAGACGCCGTCCTCCGTAACAGTGACAGATGACACAGAGACGTCTGGAAGTGCCCAGGGTACCGCAACAGAAGATTCAGACCCAGAACGCGGAGGACAGGAGACTAAACAGGGGGGACAGCTGTCCACCTCATACCGGGATGACGACTCATCTTTAGAGGCCAGAGACAAGGATGGCCTGGAACCAAGCGAAAAGCATTCTGGGGGATGTAGTCCTGAGGCGTCTTCCATCCCTGATGCCCCTGAAGACCACACTACCCACCCTAAGCAGCTGGGGGAGCCTGGTGTTGGTGGGATGGAGAATGGTATCACCGATAAACAATCTGGATCCTCTTGTAAG CATGCCACCATGAATGAAATGTTAGGCAACACGAAGGAGGAAAATAAAAGGTCTCAATGA
- the bin2a gene encoding bridging integrator 2a isoform X1 produces MSEKKDSPISNSQRSGAGVYAKQIQRKLSRAQEKVLQRFGKSEETRDEKFEHCVENLQIQQCNGHRIYKDLKAYVNAVKVMRDASSRLFQSLYEAYDDDWEGGDDLGAVVEGEDLLWNDYDTKLRDHLFTMESYMSQFSDIRERVGKRNRKLVDYDSSRHHLEALQNAKKRDDIKIGKAQEEMKSAKKIFENINQELIEELPVLYNSRIGCYITVFQAISNLRDIFYKEMAKNNEDLQNIMINLRAQHPDKNFVIKNFSRSGSLKRRSLKDALSPRSLRSKSSFLEFHTSYSPRDTLRRENSSSFRSDRGTYESYSPEFQTSPSSLKPTEVSGPRARGEAPSCTGEQEPAGEETPSSVTVTDDTETSGSAQGTATEDSDPERGGQETKQGGQLSTSYRDDDSSLEARDKDGLEPSEKHSGGCSPEASSIPDAPEDHTTHPKQLGEPGVGGMENGITDKQSGSSCKHATMNEMLGNTKEENKRSQ; encoded by the exons ATGTCTGAGAAGAAGGACAGCCCTATCTCAAACTCTCAGAGGAGCGGGGCTGGTGTGTACGCCAAGCAAATTCAGAGGAAGCTCAGCAGAGCCCAGGAGAAG GTTTTGCAGAGGTTCGGTAAATCCGAAGAGACAAGAGATGAGAAGTTTGAACATTGTGTAGAAAACCTCCAAATTCAACAG TGTAATGGACACAGAATATACAAGGACCTTAAAGCATACGTGAACGCTGTGAAAG TGATGCGAGATGCTTCTAGTCGCCTTTTCCAGTCGTTGTACGAGGCTTACGATGATGACTGGGAGGGAGGAGATGACCTTGGAGCTGTTGTGGAG GGGGAAGACCTCCTGTGGAATGATTATGATACCAAACTGCGAGACCATTTGTTCACCATGGAATCCTACATGAGCCAGTTCTCAGATATTAGA GAGAGAGTGGGAAAGAGAAACAGGAAACTTGTGGACTACGATTCCTCTCGTCACCACCTGGAGGCGCTGCAGAATGCCAAAAAGAGAGATGACATTAAAATAGGCAAG GCTCAGGAGGAGATGAAATCAGCCAAGAAGATCTTTGAGAACATAAACCAGGAGCTAATAGAGGAGCTGCCTGTGCTATACAACAG TCGCATCGGGTGCTACATAACAGTTTTCCAGGCCATTTCCAACTTGAGGGATATCTTCTACAAGGAAATGGCCAAG AATAATGAGGATTTacagaatattatgatcaaccTCAGAGCCCAACATCCTGACAAGAACTTTGTGATTAAGAACTTCAGCCG AAGCGGATCACTGAAGAGGAGGTCGTTGAAGGATGCATTGTCTCCCAGGTCACTGCGATCCAAGTCCAGCTTCTTAGAGTTCCACACGAGCTACAGTCCCAGAGATACTCTCAG GAGAGAGAACTCGTCCAGTTTCAGGTCTGACAGGGGTACCTATGAGTCTTACAGCCCTGAGTTCCAGACCAGTCCCAGCAGTTTGAAGCCCACAGAGGTCTCAGGTCCCAGGGCCAGAGGTGAAGCCCCAAGCTGCACAGGTGAGCAGGAACCTGCAGGTGAGGAGACGCCGTCCTCCGTAACAGTGACAGATGACACAGAGACGTCTGGAAGTGCCCAGGGTACCGCAACAGAAGATTCAGACCCAGAACGCGGAGGACAGGAGACTAAACAGGGGGGACAGCTGTCCACCTCATACCGGGATGACGACTCATCTTTAGAGGCCAGAGACAAGGATGGCCTGGAACCAAGCGAAAAGCATTCTGGGGGATGTAGTCCTGAGGCGTCTTCCATCCCTGATGCCCCTGAAGACCACACTACCCACCCTAAGCAGCTGGGGGAGCCTGGTGTTGGTGGGATGGAGAATGGTATCACCGATAAACAATCTGGATCCTCTTGTAAG CATGCCACCATGAATGAAATGTTAGGCAACACGAAGGAGGAAAATAAAAGGTCTCAATGA
- the dazap2 gene encoding DAZ-associated protein 2 has translation MNNKGSYPQQAVYPQQSTAPIYPPAMQVPPPPQAPPYSDAPPAYSEIYQSRYMHPPQAPGQLPQMTTAYPATQMYMPMAQTVPVGAMAPNIPMAYYPMGPVYPPGSTVLVDGGYDAGARFGHGTPASIPPPPPGHAPNAAQLAAMQGANVVMAQRKNNFFMGGSSGGYTIW, from the exons ATGAACAACAAAG GTTCTTATCCACAGCAAGCTGTGTACCCTCAACAGAGCACCGCACCCATTTACCCCCCTGCTATGCAAGTTCCACCCCCTCCACAGGCACCCCCCTATTCAGATGCCCCCCCTGCCTATTCTGAG ATCTACCAGTCGAGGTATATGCACCCACCTCAAGCCCCTGGTCAGCTACCTCAGATGACAACCGCATACCCCGCTACTCAAATGTATATGCCCATGGCACAGACCGTGCCGGTGGGAGCAATGGCCCCCAACATCCCGATGGCCTACTACCCCATGGGACCGGTGTATCCTCCAGGTTCCACAGTCCTAGTTGATGGTGGATACGATGCTGGTGCTCGTTTTGGCCACGGGACTCCGGCTTCCATCCCT CCCCCTCCACCTGGACACGCCCCGAACGCAGCACAGCTGGCCGCCATGCAGGGGGCGAACGTGGTGATGGCACAGCGCAAGAACAACTTCTTCATGGGCGGCTCCAGTGGAGGCTACACTATCTGGTAA